TCTTGAGCCTGAGGTGGTTATGGGAGAAAACCACAAGGTTTCCGAGGCGGTTCCAGCTCCAATTAGTGATAAGTACCATATTATTGGTGGATCTTTTGGTAAAAGAAAGAACGCAGATAAGATGGTGAAAAAGCTAAAAAAGGCTGGCTATGATGCACTAATCGTTGGTCAAAGTGCCAGTGGGTCTTATAGAGTGTCTTATGGAGGTTATTCTGACATGAAAGCGGCGGAGTACAACTTGCTTGTAGTTCAAATAAACTTTAATAAATCTGCTTGGTTGTTCACCAACTAAGATTTTCGGTATCTCTTATAAATACGTACCGCTAAGAAGAGAATCAGTCCGATTAGGACGAATCCTAAAAGTCCCCAAATCCAATTTAGAGTACTTTTTAATTCAATTATAAAGATGATAGTAACGAGTAAAAGGGTTGCAAGCTCGTTCCATAATCTAAGTCTGTTAGAAGAATAATTTTTCGTTTTGTTTTTCAAATGTTTAATCATCGATCCGCAGATATGGTGATATCCAACGAGACAAAAAACGAAGCCTAATTTTATATGCATCCAAGGCTGATTCCAATAACCAAATTCATTTATCAACCATAAACCTGTTACGATAGTTATAAAAGACGCCGGTACTGTAATTATTTTCCATAACCTACTTTGCATCAATTCGTACTGATCCTGTAATATTTTTTTCTTTTCCGCTTCAAATGC
The genomic region above belongs to Flavobacteriales bacterium and contains:
- a CDS encoding CopD family protein: MLYIKAIHIISVVSWFAGLFYLVRLFIYHVEADAFEAEKKKILQDQYELMQSRLWKIITVPASFITIVTGLWLINEFGYWNQPWMHIKLGFVFCLVGYHHICGSMIKHLKNKTKNYSSNRLRLWNELATLLLVTIIFIIELKSTLNWIWGLLGFVLIGLILFLAVRIYKRYRKS